From Chryseobacterium camelliae:
TAGAGGTCAACATGATTAAAATACATTCTACATCTTACAACCGACATAGTATAAAATAAAAAATAATAAGAGATAAAAGTTTACAATGAAGAAAAAATTAATACTGGAGTCCGGTGAAGTGTTTCATGGAGAAGGTTTCGGAACAGAATTGGAAACGGCAGGAGAAGTGGTTTTCAATACCGGAATGACAGGGTATCAGGAGCTTATTTCCGACCCTTCCTACTGCGGGCAGATCGTCTGCATGACGTATCCGCTTATCGGTAATTATGGTATTAACCGTGATGATTATGAGAGTATTGAGCCGGCTATCAAGGGGCTGATCGTAAAGGAACTCTGCGATTTTCCATCCAACTTCCGTACTCAGATTACACTGGATGAACTGTTTAAAAAGAAAAATCTTTCCGGAATCTCCGGCATCGACACCAGAAGGCTGACCAGAGTGCTCCGTAACCACGGGGTAGTAAAAGGAAAGATTGTGAATGCCGATGCAGATGAAAATGCAGTGGTTTCGGAACTGGCTTCAACAACATTCCCAACCAATCAGGTGGAAATGGTGTCTACCAAAACATCTTATGCTAACCCGGGAAGAGGTTTCAAAGTAGTCCTGGTAGATTTCGGTTCCAAATTAGGGATCATCCGCGAGCTCTCCCAAAGAAACTGCGATATCACAGTGGTTTCCCAGGATGTAACGGCAGAAGAAATCTTATTGATGGATCCGGATGGAGTAATGTTGTCTAACGGTCCCGGCGATCCTGAAGACAATCAGCACGCCCTGGAAATGATCCGCGGGATCTTAGGTAAAGTTCCAATCTTCGGAATTTGCCTGGGACATCAGCTGATCGGTCTGGCATGCGGCGCAAAAACATTCAAGCTGAAGTTCGGGCACAGGGGAGGAAACCACCCGGTTTTAGATTTGGAAAAGAACAAGGTGGCCATCACTTCCCAAAACCACGGATATGCCGTAGATCAGGAAAGTTTACAAGATACCGATCTTGTTGAAACGCATATCGCCCTGAACGACCGGACCAATGAAGGTCTGAAACACAAGATCCACCCTTGTTTCTCCGTGCAGTACCACCCGGAAGCCAGCCCCGGCCCGGAAGACGCAAACTATCTGTTTGATGATTTTATCCAGATGATGGAGGATTTTAAGAAATAAGGCAAAGAACCAAGAAGCAAGACACAAGAATTAAGATTAACAGATTACATATGCATCATTTTGAAAAATTATTGTTTTGGCAGAAATCTATTGTATTAGCAAAAAATATTTATCTGG
This genomic window contains:
- a CDS encoding carbamoyl phosphate synthase small subunit, producing MKKKLILESGEVFHGEGFGTELETAGEVVFNTGMTGYQELISDPSYCGQIVCMTYPLIGNYGINRDDYESIEPAIKGLIVKELCDFPSNFRTQITLDELFKKKNLSGISGIDTRRLTRVLRNHGVVKGKIVNADADENAVVSELASTTFPTNQVEMVSTKTSYANPGRGFKVVLVDFGSKLGIIRELSQRNCDITVVSQDVTAEEILLMDPDGVMLSNGPGDPEDNQHALEMIRGILGKVPIFGICLGHQLIGLACGAKTFKLKFGHRGGNHPVLDLEKNKVAITSQNHGYAVDQESLQDTDLVETHIALNDRTNEGLKHKIHPCFSVQYHPEASPGPEDANYLFDDFIQMMEDFKK